A part of Streptomyces sp. NBC_01497 genomic DNA contains:
- a CDS encoding SAM-dependent methyltransferase, with the protein MRKGRARGWREATEDALYGPGGFYLRSRPAAHFRTSVHASPLFAAAVTRLLAATARALGSPEAAFVDMAAGRGELATAVAEATDVTGPTAGAPRAKGLTGGPGRGGASGTAEATGTAGAADTEGAGGSAGGAGTAGPTDAVGSWAPYGTAVRTYAVERAPAPTGLDPRVAWLAEPPAGVTGLLFANEWLDNVPVDVAETDAEGVPRYVRVRRDGTEEPGAPVTGADARWLARWWPIAGARPGTRAEIGRPRDEAWRRAAGSLTRGLAVAVDYGHVRASRPPYGTLTGFRDGREVRPVPDGGCDLTSHVAMDAIAPGSVRVTQRTALRALGVTGDRPPLALARTDPAGYLRALSDAGEAAELTARGGLGDFTWLLQPVGIDLTDIPELADLAETAELAEPSGPIGPRAPDGAG; encoded by the coding sequence ATGCGCAAGGGCCGAGCGCGCGGCTGGCGCGAGGCGACGGAGGACGCGCTGTACGGGCCCGGTGGCTTCTACCTGCGCTCCCGTCCCGCCGCCCACTTCCGTACCTCGGTGCACGCGTCCCCCCTGTTCGCGGCCGCCGTCACGCGCCTGCTCGCCGCGACGGCCCGCGCGCTCGGCAGCCCCGAAGCGGCCTTCGTGGACATGGCCGCCGGGCGCGGGGAACTGGCCACAGCGGTGGCGGAAGCGACGGACGTGACCGGGCCGACGGCGGGAGCGCCCCGTGCAAAAGGGCTCACCGGGGGCCCTGGTCGCGGCGGGGCCAGTGGTACAGCGGAAGCCACTGGCACGGCAGGTGCGGCCGATACGGAAGGGGCCGGCGGCTCGGCAGGTGGCGCCGGTACGGCAGGACCCACCGATGCCGTCGGGTCGTGGGCGCCGTACGGGACGGCGGTACGTACCTACGCCGTCGAGCGGGCACCCGCGCCCACCGGACTCGATCCCCGCGTCGCCTGGCTCGCCGAACCACCGGCCGGCGTGACCGGTCTGCTGTTCGCGAACGAATGGCTGGACAACGTGCCCGTGGACGTCGCCGAGACCGACGCGGAGGGCGTGCCCCGGTACGTACGGGTGCGGCGCGACGGCACCGAGGAACCGGGCGCCCCCGTGACCGGGGCGGACGCCCGCTGGCTGGCGCGCTGGTGGCCGATCGCGGGTGCCCGGCCGGGTACGCGCGCCGAGATCGGCCGGCCCCGCGACGAGGCGTGGCGGCGGGCGGCCGGCTCGCTCACGCGGGGTCTCGCGGTCGCCGTCGACTACGGGCACGTGCGCGCGTCGCGTCCGCCGTACGGCACGCTGACGGGCTTCCGCGACGGCCGGGAGGTGCGGCCCGTACCGGACGGCGGGTGCGACCTGACCTCGCACGTGGCAATGGACGCGATCGCGCCGGGCAGTGTTCGCGTGACGCAGCGCACGGCCCTGCGCGCCCTCGGTGTCACCGGCGACCGCCCGCCGCTCGCGCTCGCGCGCACCGACCCCGCCGGGTACCTGCGGGCGCTGTCGGACGCGGGCGAGGCGGCCGAGCTGACCGCGCGCGGCGGCCTCGGCGACTTCACCTGGCTGCTCCAGCCGGTCGGTATCGACCTCACCGACATCCCCGAACTCGCCGATCTCGCGGAAACCGCCGAACTCGCCGAACCGTCCGGACCCATCGGCCCCCGCGCCCCGGACGGAGCCGGCTGA